Below is a window of Capsicum annuum cultivar UCD-10X-F1 unplaced genomic scaffold, UCD10Xv1.1 ctg45217, whole genome shotgun sequence DNA.
caaaatcacGCTGTCCTAATCGACAATGGCGAAGACGACACCTCTGAAATGGCCGTGCAACCTATTTTCATCATGTGGTGAGTTTATATATAGTAAAAGAACATGTAACATCAGTAGCTAAATTGAccatagattttgaagttgaaacttgaaaattcGAGTTTTTGAAGTTGTGATCTTTGAACATGTCAAATTTCATATCCAAACAAAGATATTTGAAGATAAATCTTCAGAATCTACGGCCAAACGCTAGCAAATTAACATGTATGTACGTACACACAGTGTTTTCTCTGTGCTAGACAATATGTCAACCGGAGTCTGGTTTTCTTTGATAAATAACATCTTTGTACTCGCATGTCTTCTTAATTTAGCAAGCACACTTATCCAGTCAGAGGCAGCAAGTAAATGGAGAGGAGTGTTGCCATTGTTATCTGGCTCATCAATAAGGTTATGAGattctttagaattcaataaGAATGTGACTACTGTTTTATAATTCGATATGGCAACATGAAGAGCATTTTGGCCATGGCTGTTAAGCATTTCCAAGCTATCTGGACAGTGAAATAATAGCTCACGTATCATGTTTACACGACCTTCATTGGCTGCAATATGAATTGATGTTGCCCAGTCATTTCCATTGCCTGCGTGAGTGTAGGCTAACAATGTCTTCCACCCCAGCATTTTACGAACTACTACTCTCAATCCTTGTTTAACAGCATAATGCAGTGGATTCCAATCCCATTTGTCAGTTTCCTCGCATAATGATTTGTTCCATTCCCACAGTGATGCCGCACAATCTGGATACATATATGTCgaa
It encodes the following:
- the LOC124892241 gene encoding protein ACCELERATED CELL DEATH 6-like encodes the protein MYPDCAASLWEWNKSLCEETDKWDWNPLHYAVKQGLRVVVRKMLGWKTLLAYTHAGNGNDWATSIHIAANEGRVNMIRELLFHCPDSLEMLNSHGQNALHVAISNYKTVVTFLLNSKESHNLIDEPDNNGNTPLHLLAASDWISVLAKLRRHASTKMLFIKENQTPVDILSSTEKTLCVARPFQRCRLRHCRLGQRDFEIKWQKMLKPEEETELKGMLKDIMEATQIHLVVATLLVTVTFAAGFTLPGGFESDLNSSNKGMAILIRETVFRAFVVSDTIAFTCFAGAVFNYFYIAISAATAKRLNLITVRFKIAIFLQRLAMSTVVIAFVTGMYATLAHSVGLAVTVCVVGCISFPLFYLPSIVRHIVKTY